The following proteins come from a genomic window of Pseudomonas syringae:
- the rplF gene encoding 50S ribosomal protein L6: MSRVAKNPVKLPSGVEVKLVGQQLSVKGAKGTLELNIHSSVEIVEEAGELRFAARNGDQQTRAMAGTTRALVNNMVQGVSQGFERKLQLVGVGYKAQAKGTVLNLALGFSHPVDYELPNGITAETPSQTDILIRGIDKQLVGQVAAEIRDFRRPEPYKGKGVRYADEVVRRKEAKKK, from the coding sequence ATGTCACGCGTCGCTAAGAACCCCGTTAAGTTGCCATCCGGCGTCGAAGTCAAACTCGTCGGCCAGCAGCTTTCGGTGAAGGGTGCCAAGGGCACTCTAGAACTGAACATCCATTCGTCCGTTGAGATTGTTGAAGAAGCTGGTGAGCTGCGTTTCGCTGCTCGCAATGGCGATCAACAAACCCGCGCAATGGCAGGCACCACTCGTGCACTGGTAAACAATATGGTCCAAGGCGTAAGCCAAGGCTTCGAGCGCAAGCTCCAGCTGGTCGGTGTTGGTTACAAGGCGCAAGCAAAAGGCACGGTATTGAACCTTGCACTTGGCTTCTCGCACCCAGTGGACTACGAATTGCCGAATGGCATCACCGCTGAGACCCCCAGCCAGACCGATATCCTGATTCGCGGTATCGATAAGCAGTTGGTTGGTCAAGTGGCCGCTGAGATCCGCGACTTCCGCCGTCCTGAGCCTTACAAAGGCAAAGGTGTGCGTTACGCAGACGAAGTCGTCCGCCGTAAAGAAGCCAAGAAGAAGTAG
- the rplR gene encoding 50S ribosomal protein L18 produces the protein MTVKKVTRLRRARKARLKMHELEVVRLCVHRSSQHIYAQVISADGSKVLASASTLDKELRDGATGNIDAATKVGKLVAERAKAAGVSQVAFDRSGFKYHGRVKALADAAREGGLEF, from the coding sequence ATGACCGTCAAAAAAGTTACCCGACTGCGTCGCGCTCGCAAAGCACGCCTGAAAATGCACGAGCTAGAAGTCGTGCGTCTCTGCGTGCACCGCTCTTCGCAGCACATTTATGCCCAGGTCATCTCGGCCGACGGCAGCAAAGTCCTGGCAAGCGCCTCGACTTTGGACAAAGAACTGCGTGATGGCGCCACTGGCAACATCGACGCGGCCACTAAGGTTGGCAAGCTGGTCGCCGAGCGCGCGAAAGCCGCGGGTGTATCGCAAGTCGCTTTCGACCGTTCTGGCTTCAAGTACCACGGCCGTGTCAAAGCGCTGGCTGATGCTGCTCGTGAAGGCGGGCTGGAGTTCTAA
- the rpsE gene encoding 30S ribosomal protein S5 produces the protein MSNHDQKRDEGYIEKLVQVNRVAKTVKGGRIFTFTALTVVGDGKGRVGFGRGKSREVPAAIQKAMEAARRNMIQVDLNGTTLQYAMKSAHGASKVYMQPASEGTGIIAGGAMRAVLEVAGVQNVLAKCYGSTNPVNVVHATFKGLKGMQSPESIAAKRGKRVEEII, from the coding sequence ATGTCAAATCACGACCAAAAACGCGACGAAGGCTACATCGAGAAGCTGGTTCAAGTTAACCGCGTGGCCAAAACCGTAAAAGGCGGCCGTATCTTCACTTTCACTGCGTTGACCGTAGTGGGTGATGGTAAAGGGCGCGTTGGCTTCGGCCGTGGCAAGTCACGTGAAGTGCCTGCTGCGATCCAGAAAGCGATGGAAGCTGCTCGCCGCAACATGATTCAGGTTGATCTGAACGGCACTACCTTGCAGTACGCAATGAAGTCTGCTCATGGCGCCTCCAAGGTGTACATGCAGCCTGCTTCCGAAGGTACCGGTATCATCGCTGGCGGCGCAATGCGCGCAGTGCTGGAAGTTGCTGGTGTCCAGAACGTATTGGCCAAGTGCTACGGTTCGACTAACCCTGTAAACGTGGTTCACGCTACGTTCAAGGGTTTGAAGGGCATGCAGTCTCCTGAGTCGATCGCTGCCAAACGTGGCAAGCGTGTTGAGGAGATCATCTGA
- the rpmD gene encoding 50S ribosomal protein L30, with amino-acid sequence MATVKVTLIKSMTGRIPNHRLCIKGLGLRRIGHTVEVLDTPENRGMINKAYYMLRVEG; translated from the coding sequence ATGGCTACCGTTAAAGTAACGCTGATCAAAAGCATGACCGGCCGCATCCCTAATCACAGATTGTGCATTAAGGGTTTGGGTCTGCGTCGCATCGGTCACACTGTAGAAGTCCTGGATACTCCCGAAAATCGCGGGATGATCAACAAGGCTTACTACATGCTGCGAGTCGAGGGTTAA
- the rplO gene encoding 50S ribosomal protein L15: MKLNDLSPAPGSRREKHRPGRGIGSGLGKTGGRGHKGQSSRSGGTIAPGFEGGQQPLHRRLPKFGFVSLKAMDRAEVRLSELAKVEGDIVTVQSLKDANVINQNVQRVKIMLSGEVTRAVTIKGIAATKGARAAIEAAGGKFEE, encoded by the coding sequence ATGAAACTCAATGATCTGAGTCCAGCGCCGGGTTCCCGTCGCGAAAAGCATCGTCCGGGCCGTGGTATCGGTAGCGGTTTGGGCAAGACCGGTGGCCGTGGCCACAAAGGTCAAAGCTCCCGCTCCGGTGGCACTATTGCTCCGGGCTTTGAGGGCGGCCAACAGCCGCTGCATCGTCGCCTGCCAAAATTCGGTTTCGTTTCCCTGAAGGCCATGGACCGCGCAGAAGTGCGTCTGTCCGAGCTGGCTAAAGTGGAAGGCGACATCGTAACTGTGCAGTCCCTGAAAGATGCCAACGTGATTAACCAGAACGTTCAGCGTGTGAAAATCATGCTGTCGGGCGAAGTTACTCGCGCTGTCACTATCAAGGGTATCGCCGCCACCAAAGGTGCGCGTGCGGCTATCGAAGCAGCTGGCGGCAAGTTCGAGGAATAA
- the secY gene encoding preprotein translocase subunit SecY produces MAKQGALSALGKGGMSELWARLRFLFLAIIVYRIGAHIPVPGINPDRLAELFRQNEGTILSLFNMFSGGALERMSIFALGIMPYISASIIMQLMTAVSPQLEQLKKEGEAGRRKISQYTRYGTVVLALVQAIGMSVGLASQGVAFSGDLGFHFVAVTTFVAGAMFMMWLGEQITERGVGNGISMLIFAGIVAGLPRAIGQSFESARQGDINIFALVAIGLLAVAIIGFVVFIERGQRRIAVHYAKRQQGRKVFAAQTSHLPLKVNMAGVIPAIFASSILLFPASLGSWFGQSEGLGWLQDISQSIAPGQPLNILLFSAGIIFFCFFYTALMFNPKDVAENLKKSGAFIPGIRPGEQSARYIDGVLTRLTMFGALYMTAVCLLPQFLVVAANVPFYLGGTSLLIVVVVVMDFMSQVQSHLVSHQYESLMKKANLKGYGGSGGMLR; encoded by the coding sequence ATGGCTAAGCAAGGTGCTCTCTCTGCGCTCGGCAAAGGCGGTATGTCTGAACTCTGGGCTCGTCTGCGTTTTCTGTTCCTGGCGATTATCGTCTACCGAATAGGCGCACACATCCCGGTTCCAGGTATCAACCCGGACCGACTCGCAGAACTGTTTCGACAGAATGAGGGGACCATTCTTAGCTTGTTCAACATGTTTTCCGGTGGCGCGCTGGAACGGATGAGCATCTTTGCACTGGGGATCATGCCGTACATTTCGGCATCGATCATCATGCAGTTGATGACCGCCGTCAGCCCGCAACTGGAGCAGTTGAAGAAGGAAGGTGAAGCTGGCCGTCGCAAGATTAGCCAGTACACCCGCTACGGCACCGTTGTCCTGGCATTGGTTCAAGCTATCGGCATGTCCGTTGGCCTGGCCAGTCAGGGCGTCGCGTTTTCTGGAGACCTGGGTTTCCACTTTGTGGCCGTTACCACCTTCGTGGCTGGTGCGATGTTCATGATGTGGCTAGGCGAGCAGATTACCGAGCGCGGTGTCGGCAACGGTATCTCGATGTTGATTTTCGCAGGTATCGTCGCCGGTCTTCCGAGAGCGATAGGGCAGTCTTTCGAGTCTGCACGTCAGGGTGATATCAATATCTTCGCTCTGGTTGCAATCGGATTGCTGGCAGTAGCGATCATCGGTTTTGTGGTGTTCATTGAGCGTGGTCAGCGTCGTATTGCTGTTCACTACGCCAAGCGTCAGCAGGGCCGTAAGGTCTTTGCTGCGCAGACCAGCCACTTGCCGCTGAAAGTGAACATGGCTGGTGTGATTCCGGCCATTTTCGCAAGCAGCATTTTGCTGTTCCCGGCTTCGTTGGGTTCCTGGTTCGGTCAGTCTGAAGGTTTGGGCTGGTTGCAGGACATCTCGCAGTCGATCGCTCCTGGTCAGCCGTTGAATATTCTGCTGTTTAGTGCAGGGATTATTTTCTTCTGCTTCTTCTATACGGCGTTGATGTTCAATCCGAAAGACGTAGCGGAAAACCTGAAGAAGTCCGGTGCCTTTATTCCGGGTATTCGTCCAGGCGAGCAGTCGGCGCGCTACATTGATGGCGTTTTGACTCGCTTGACCATGTTCGGTGCTCTATATATGACGGCCGTGTGTCTGCTTCCCCAGTTTCTGGTGGTCGCGGCAAACGTACCGTTCTACCTTGGCGGGACCTCGTTGCTGATCGTGGTCGTGGTTGTGATGGACTTTATGTCGCAAGTACAATCGCACCTCGTTTCGCACCAGTATGAATCCCTGATGAAGAAAGCCAACCTGAAGGGCTACGGTGGCAGCGGCGGTATGCTGCGCTGA
- the rpmJ gene encoding 50S ribosomal protein L36 codes for MKVRASVKKLCRNCKIIRREGVVRVICSAEPRHKQRQG; via the coding sequence ATGAAAGTTCGTGCATCGGTGAAAAAGCTGTGCCGTAACTGCAAGATTATTCGCCGCGAAGGTGTTGTTCGAGTAATTTGCAGCGCGGAACCACGTCATAAGCAGCGCCAAGGCTGA
- the rpsM gene encoding 30S ribosomal protein S13, with amino-acid sequence MARIAGVNIPDNKHTVISLTYIYGVGRTTAQKICATTGVNPAVKIKDLSDEQIEQLRGEVAKFTTEGDLRREINMKIKRLMDLGCYRGLRHRRGLPVRGQRTKTNARTRKGPRKPIRK; translated from the coding sequence ATGGCCCGTATTGCAGGCGTTAACATTCCAGATAACAAGCATACTGTTATCTCGCTGACCTACATCTATGGTGTTGGTCGCACCACTGCACAGAAAATTTGTGCAACCACCGGGGTTAACCCGGCGGTGAAAATCAAAGATCTGAGCGACGAGCAGATTGAACAGCTGCGTGGCGAAGTGGCGAAGTTCACCACTGAAGGTGACCTGCGTCGCGAAATCAACATGAAAATCAAGCGCTTGATGGACTTGGGCTGCTACCGCGGTCTGCGTCATCGTCGTGGTCTTCCAGTGCGCGGTCAGCGTACCAAGACCAACGCGCGTACTCGCAAAGGTCCGCGTAAGCCGATCCGCAAGTAA
- the rpsK gene encoding 30S ribosomal protein S11: MAKPAARPRKKVKKTVVDGIAHIHASFNNTIVTITDRQGNALSWATSGGSGFRGSRKSTPFAAQVAAERAGQAALEYGLKNLDVNVKGPGPGRESAVRALNGCGYKIASITDVTPIPHNGCRPPKKRRV; encoded by the coding sequence ATGGCAAAACCTGCTGCTCGTCCTCGTAAAAAAGTTAAAAAGACAGTGGTTGATGGCATCGCCCACATCCACGCGTCGTTTAACAACACAATCGTCACCATCACCGATCGTCAAGGTAACGCTCTTTCGTGGGCTACCTCCGGCGGTTCGGGTTTCCGTGGTTCACGCAAGTCCACCCCGTTCGCTGCTCAAGTAGCTGCTGAGCGTGCTGGTCAAGCTGCGCTGGAGTACGGTCTGAAGAACCTCGACGTCAATGTCAAGGGTCCAGGCCCAGGTCGTGAATCCGCTGTCCGTGCATTGAACGGCTGTGGCTATAAGATCGCCAGCATCACCGACGTGACGCCAATCCCGCACAACGGGTGCCGTCCGCCGAAGAAGCGCCGCGTGTAA
- the rpsD gene encoding 30S ribosomal protein S4, with translation MARYIGPKCKLARREGTDLFLKSGVRAIESKCNIEAAPGIHGQRRGRQSDYGTQLREKQKVRRIYGVLERQFSGYYKEAAGKKGATGENLLQLLECRLDNVVYRMGFGSTRAESRQLVSHKSVSVNGKTVNVPSYQVRAGDVVAIREKAKNQLRIVQALDLCAQRGRVEWVEVDTEKKSGVFKNVPARSDLSADINESLIVELYSK, from the coding sequence ATGGCTCGTTACATTGGTCCAAAATGCAAACTTGCTCGTCGTGAAGGCACCGATCTCTTTTTGAAGAGCGGCGTTCGCGCTATCGAATCCAAGTGCAACATCGAAGCAGCTCCAGGCATCCACGGCCAACGCCGCGGTCGCCAGTCCGATTACGGTACTCAGCTGCGTGAAAAGCAAAAAGTCCGTCGTATCTACGGCGTTCTCGAGCGTCAGTTCAGCGGCTACTACAAAGAAGCCGCCGGCAAGAAAGGTGCAACAGGCGAGAACCTGCTGCAACTGCTCGAATGCCGTCTGGACAACGTTGTATACCGCATGGGCTTCGGCTCTACTCGTGCAGAATCCCGTCAATTGGTTTCGCACAAGTCGGTTAGCGTAAACGGCAAAACCGTTAACGTTCCTTCTTATCAGGTTCGTGCTGGCGACGTTGTTGCTATCCGCGAAAAAGCTAAGAACCAGCTGCGTATTGTCCAGGCTCTCGATCTGTGTGCCCAACGTGGCCGCGTAGAATGGGTAGAAGTAGACACTGAGAAGAAATCGGGCGTTTTCAAGAACGTACCAGCTCGCAGTGATCTGTCCGCCGACATCAACGAAAGCCTGATTGTCGAGCTCTACTCCAAGTAA
- a CDS encoding DNA-directed RNA polymerase subunit alpha: protein MQISVNEFLTPRHIDVQVVSPTRAKITLEPLERGFGHTLGNALRRILLSSMPGCAVVEAEIDGVLHEYSAIEGVQEDVIEILLNLKGLAIKLHGRDEVTLTLSKKGSGVVTAADIQLDHDVEIVNPDHVIANLASNGALNMKLTVARGRGYEPADSRQSDEDESRSIGRLQLDSSFSPVRRIAYVVENARVEQRTNLDKLVIDLETNGTLDPEEAIRRAATILQQQLAAFVDLKGDSEPVVIEQEDEIDPILLRPVDDLELTVRSANCLKAENIYYIGDLIQRTEVELLKTPNLGKKSLTEIKDVLASRGLSLGMRLDNWPPASLKKDDKATA from the coding sequence ATGCAGATTTCGGTAAATGAGTTCCTGACACCCCGCCATATTGATGTGCAGGTTGTCAGTCCAACCCGCGCCAAGATCACTCTCGAGCCTCTCGAGCGTGGTTTCGGCCATACCCTGGGCAACGCGCTTCGCCGCATTTTGTTGTCCTCCATGCCCGGCTGTGCAGTAGTCGAGGCCGAGATTGACGGTGTACTCCATGAGTACAGCGCCATCGAAGGTGTACAGGAAGACGTCATTGAAATCCTGTTGAACCTTAAAGGTCTGGCTATCAAGCTGCACGGTCGAGACGAAGTTACGCTGACCTTGTCGAAGAAGGGTTCGGGGGTGGTTACCGCTGCCGATATTCAGCTGGATCATGATGTCGAGATCGTTAACCCCGATCACGTAATCGCTAACCTGGCGTCTAACGGCGCCTTGAACATGAAGCTCACCGTAGCTCGTGGTCGTGGTTATGAGCCGGCAGACTCGCGTCAAAGCGATGAAGATGAAAGCCGCAGCATTGGTCGCTTGCAGCTCGATTCTTCGTTCAGCCCGGTTCGCCGTATCGCATACGTGGTGGAAAACGCCCGTGTCGAGCAGCGTACTAACCTGGACAAGCTGGTTATTGATCTGGAAACCAACGGTACTCTGGACCCTGAAGAGGCAATCCGTCGCGCTGCAACCATCCTGCAACAGCAGCTGGCTGCATTCGTGGATCTCAAAGGCGACAGCGAACCAGTGGTAATCGAACAGGAAGACGAGATCGATCCGATCCTGCTTCGTCCGGTTGACGATTTGGAACTGACCGTGCGTTCGGCCAACTGCCTTAAGGCGGAGAACATCTACTACATCGGCGACCTGATTCAGCGCACCGAAGTAGAGTTGTTGAAGACTCCGAACCTGGGCAAGAAATCCTTGACCGAGATCAAGGACGTTCTGGCTTCTCGTGGTCTGTCCCTCGGCATGCGCCTCGACAACTGGCCGCCGGCAAGTCTTAAGAAGGACGACAAGGCTACGGCCTGA
- the rplQ gene encoding 50S ribosomal protein L17, whose product MRHRKSGRHLSRTSSHRKAMFQNMAVSLFEHELIKTTLPKAKELRRVAEPLITLAKEDSVANRRLAFDRTRSKEIVGKLFNDLGKRYATRQGGYLRILKCGFRTGDNAPMAYVELVDRPIGGSVEAAE is encoded by the coding sequence ATGCGTCATCGTAAAAGTGGACGTCACCTGAGCCGTACCAGCTCTCACCGTAAAGCCATGTTTCAAAACATGGCGGTGTCGCTGTTCGAGCACGAGCTGATCAAAACTACCCTGCCGAAAGCCAAGGAACTGCGCCGCGTTGCCGAGCCGCTGATCACCCTGGCCAAGGAAGACAGCGTTGCCAACCGTCGTCTGGCTTTCGACCGTACTCGTTCGAAAGAAATCGTCGGCAAACTGTTCAACGATCTGGGCAAACGCTATGCAACCCGTCAGGGCGGCTACCTGCGTATCCTCAAGTGCGGTTTCCGTACTGGCGACAACGCGCCAATGGCGTACGTCGAGTTGGTTGATCGTCCTATCGGTGGCTCTGTAGAAGCCGCTGAATAA
- the bfr gene encoding bacterioferritin, giving the protein MQGHPEVIDYLNTLLTGELAARDQYFVHSRMYEDWGFSKLYERINHEMEEEAQHADALMRRILMLEGTPRMRPDDLDVGTTVPEMLASDLRLEYKVRAALCKGIELCELHGDYVTREILRVQLADTEEDHTYWLEQQMGLIKSIGLQNYLQSQF; this is encoded by the coding sequence ATGCAAGGCCACCCGGAAGTAATCGATTATCTCAACACGTTGCTCACGGGCGAATTGGCAGCTCGTGACCAATATTTCGTTCACTCGCGCATGTACGAAGACTGGGGCTTTTCCAAGCTCTACGAGCGCATCAATCACGAGATGGAAGAAGAGGCACAACACGCCGATGCGTTGATGCGCCGTATCCTGATGCTGGAAGGCACGCCACGCATGCGCCCGGATGATCTGGACGTCGGCACCACAGTGCCTGAGATGCTCGCCAGCGATTTGCGTCTCGAATACAAGGTGCGTGCAGCCCTGTGCAAGGGTATCGAGCTGTGCGAGCTACACGGCGACTACGTGACTCGCGAGATCCTGCGCGTTCAGTTGGCCGATACCGAAGAAGATCACACCTACTGGCTGGAACAGCAGATGGGGCTGATCAAGTCCATCGGTCTGCAGAACTACCTGCAATCGCAGTTCTGA
- the uvrA gene encoding excinuclease ABC subunit UvrA, producing the protein MDKILIRGARTHNLKNIDLTLPRDKLIVITGLSGSGKSSLAFDTLYAEGQRRYVESLSAYARQFLSMMEKPDVDTIEGLSPAISIEQKSTSHNPRSTVGTITEIYDYLRLLYARVGQPRCPDHDIPLEAQTVSQMVDLVLTQPEGSKLMLLAPVIRERKGEHLSVFEELRAQGFVRARVNGKLCELDELPKLDKQKKHSIDVVVDRFKVRADLQQRLAESFETALKLADGIALVAPMDDEPGEEVIFSARFACPICGHAISELEPKLFSFNNPAGACPTCDGLGVKQFFDIKRLVNAELTLAEGAIRGWDRRNVYYFQMLGSLSKHYGFSLEVPFKEIPADMQKVLLNGSGSQSVDFRYLNDRGDIVKRAHPFEGIVPNLERRYRETESATVREELAKFLGTQPCPDCRGTRLRREARHVWVGEKTLPAVTSLPIGDATQYFDTLKLTGRRGEIADKILKEIRERLQFLVNVGLDYLTLDRSADTLSGGEAQRIRLASQIGAGLVGVMYILDEPSIGLHQRDNDRLLGTLKHLRDIGNTVIVVEHDEDAIRLADYVVDIGPGAGVHGGHIVAEGTPDEVMAHPDSLTGKYLSGRVKIAVPAKRTPRNKKLSLTLKGARGNNLQNVNLEIPIGLLTCVTGVSGSGKSTLINNTLFPLSATALNGATTLEAATHDSINGLQHLDKVVDIDQSPIGRTPRSNPATYTGLFTPIRELFAGVPESRSRGYGPGRFSFNVKGGRCEACQGDGLIKVEMHFLPDIYVPCDVCKSKRYNRETLEVKYKGKNIHEVLEMTIEEAREFFDAVPALARKLQTLMDVGLSYIKLGQSATTLSGGEAQRVKLSRELSKRDTGKTLYILDEPTTGLHFADIQQLLDVLHRLRDHGNTVVVIEHNLDVIKTADWLVDLGPEGGSRGGQIIATGTPEQVAEMKQSYTGHYLKPLLIRDKA; encoded by the coding sequence GTGGACAAGATCCTGATACGTGGGGCACGAACCCACAACCTGAAAAATATTGACCTGACACTTCCCCGCGACAAACTGATCGTTATCACCGGGCTCTCCGGCTCAGGCAAGTCTTCGCTGGCTTTCGATACGCTGTACGCCGAAGGGCAACGCCGCTACGTCGAGTCGCTGTCGGCCTATGCCCGGCAGTTTCTGTCGATGATGGAAAAACCGGACGTCGACACCATTGAAGGTTTGTCGCCTGCGATTTCCATCGAGCAGAAGTCCACGTCGCATAACCCACGCTCGACCGTGGGGACTATTACCGAGATTTACGACTACCTGCGTCTTCTTTACGCGCGGGTTGGACAGCCTCGCTGCCCGGATCATGATATCCCGCTGGAAGCCCAGACGGTCAGCCAGATGGTCGACCTGGTGCTGACTCAGCCTGAAGGCAGCAAGTTGATGCTGCTGGCCCCGGTCATTCGTGAGCGCAAAGGTGAACACCTTTCGGTCTTCGAAGAGCTCCGTGCCCAGGGTTTTGTCCGGGCGCGAGTCAACGGCAAGCTGTGTGAGCTGGATGAGCTGCCGAAACTGGACAAGCAGAAGAAGCATTCCATCGATGTGGTGGTGGACCGCTTCAAGGTTCGCGCAGACCTGCAACAGCGTCTGGCTGAATCGTTTGAAACGGCGCTGAAACTGGCAGACGGCATCGCTCTGGTCGCGCCGATGGACGACGAGCCGGGCGAGGAAGTGATTTTCTCCGCACGCTTCGCCTGCCCGATCTGTGGCCATGCGATCAGCGAGCTGGAACCGAAGCTGTTCTCCTTCAACAACCCGGCTGGCGCATGCCCGACCTGCGATGGCCTGGGCGTCAAGCAGTTCTTCGACATCAAGCGCCTGGTGAATGCCGAGCTGACCCTGGCCGAGGGCGCGATACGTGGCTGGGACAGGCGTAACGTCTATTACTTCCAGATGCTGGGTTCGTTGTCCAAGCACTACGGCTTTAGCCTTGAGGTGCCGTTCAAAGAAATTCCGGCCGATATGCAGAAAGTCCTGCTCAACGGCAGTGGCTCGCAGAGTGTCGACTTCCGCTATCTGAATGATCGCGGCGATATCGTCAAACGTGCGCACCCGTTCGAAGGCATCGTGCCGAATCTGGAGCGTCGCTATCGGGAAACCGAATCAGCGACCGTGCGCGAAGAGCTGGCCAAATTTCTAGGCACACAGCCCTGCCCTGACTGCCGCGGTACTCGCCTGCGTCGCGAGGCGCGTCATGTGTGGGTGGGTGAAAAGACCTTGCCTGCGGTGACCAGTCTGCCGATTGGCGATGCCACGCAGTATTTCGACACACTGAAGCTGACCGGGCGACGCGGCGAGATTGCCGACAAGATCCTCAAGGAAATTCGTGAGCGTCTGCAATTTCTGGTCAACGTCGGTCTGGATTACCTGACCCTAGATCGCAGTGCCGACACCCTTTCAGGCGGTGAAGCCCAGCGTATCCGTCTGGCCAGCCAGATCGGTGCGGGCCTGGTCGGGGTGATGTACATCCTCGACGAGCCCTCGATTGGCTTGCACCAGCGCGATAACGATCGTTTGCTGGGCACGCTCAAGCACCTGCGCGATATCGGCAACACGGTGATTGTGGTCGAGCATGACGAAGACGCTATTCGTCTGGCCGACTACGTGGTCGATATCGGCCCGGGTGCCGGTGTGCATGGTGGCCATATCGTTGCAGAAGGTACGCCGGACGAAGTGATGGCGCACCCAGACTCGCTGACCGGCAAATACTTGTCAGGCCGCGTGAAAATCGCGGTACCAGCCAAGCGTACGCCTCGTAACAAGAAGCTGTCGCTGACCCTCAAGGGCGCGCGTGGCAACAACCTGCAGAACGTGAACCTTGAGATCCCGATTGGTTTGCTGACCTGTGTGACCGGTGTTTCCGGCTCCGGCAAATCGACGCTGATCAACAACACGCTGTTCCCGCTCAGCGCCACTGCGTTGAACGGCGCGACGACGCTCGAGGCTGCGACTCACGACAGCATCAACGGCCTGCAGCATCTGGACAAGGTCGTGGATATCGACCAGAGCCCTATCGGTCGTACGCCACGCTCCAACCCGGCGACCTATACCGGGCTGTTCACGCCGATTCGCGAACTGTTTGCCGGTGTGCCGGAGTCTCGCTCGCGGGGCTACGGGCCGGGCCGGTTCTCGTTCAACGTCAAGGGCGGCCGCTGCGAGGCATGTCAGGGCGACGGTCTGATCAAGGTCGAGATGCACTTTCTGCCGGACATCTACGTGCCGTGCGATGTGTGCAAGAGCAAGCGTTATAACCGCGAGACGCTTGAGGTCAAGTACAAGGGCAAGAACATCCACGAAGTGCTGGAGATGACGATCGAGGAAGCACGCGAGTTCTTCGACGCCGTTCCCGCATTGGCGCGCAAACTGCAAACCCTTATGGATGTGGGGCTGTCCTACATCAAGCTGGGACAGTCAGCGACCACCTTGTCAGGTGGTGAGGCGCAGCGGGTCAAGTTGTCGCGTGAGCTGTCCAAGCGCGATACCGGCAAAACGTTGTACATCCTCGACGAGCCGACTACCGGCCTGCACTTTGCCGATATTCAGCAACTGCTGGATGTTCTGCATCGTCTGCGCGACCACGGCAACACGGTGGTGGTGATCGAGCACAACCTGGATGTGATCAAGACGGCGGACTGGCTGGTCGACCTTGGGCCCGAAGGCGGGTCGAGAGGTGGGCAAATCATCGCAACGGGTACACCTGAACAGGTCGCCGAGATGAAGCAGTCTTACACCGGGCACTACCTCAAGCCGCTGTTGATCAGAGACAAAGCGTAA